From the Mangifera indica cultivar Alphonso chromosome 10, CATAS_Mindica_2.1, whole genome shotgun sequence genome, one window contains:
- the LOC123227351 gene encoding probable L-type lectin-domain containing receptor kinase S.5, with product MGACMLNTIFISLLLSLLFICSPAQPIEFPNFTRDRDSKYFKLEGDRTNIHGEALQLTYDSTNDEDTDKFLNNAGRIMYHRPFRVHNGDDGGEKLASFNSTFVINLFRDPEWEPGHGLAFLIAPNYSLPVSSYGQWLGLTNGTTDGSRENYFVAVEFDTREQEFDPDGNHIGLNINSVNSTRYVSLDDHNITLSPANATSYKVWVEYDGDSKLMQVYMVVIQGQDFYPTKPSEPLLKETINLKDYLKAESYFGFSASTGDPYIQLNCVRAWSLDIDEAPKKEDLKWLIITAGVGVPVVIILLICIGVYMKKRRKTKVEESHELGRLKWLPGMPREFKYKELKKATSNFHESMRLGEGGFGIVYKGIVHEKDHDKSHIEVAVKKFSRDNIKSKGDFLAELAIIHRLRHKHLVRLVGWCHEKGKLLLVYDYMPNGSVDRYLYGTSEQATLNWNRRYKILAGVASALYYLHNECDQKVVHRDLKASNILLDVEYNARLGDFGLARAIDNERNSYADVGLGGVPGTKGYVAPECFHTGKATTESDVYGFGAVVLEVVCGRTPGAMIPDQELSYTLVDWVWMLHREGRILDAVDKQLNNDFVEDEARRALLLGLACSHPIASERPKTEDILQIISGTLPVPDVPPFKPFFTWPSTDPSARISSILTGISLSSRYSNTLNDVSKSQEVTPRLPV from the exons atgggCGCGTGCATGTTAAATACAATTTTCATCTCGCTGCTGCTTTCACTACTCTTCATTTGCAGCCCAGCCCAACCAATCGAATTTCCCAACTTTACTCGAGACAGAGATTCAAAGTACTTCAAGCTTGAAGGGGATCGGACGAATATCCATGGCGAAGCTCTGCAGTTAACATATGATTCCACCAACGATGAGGACACTGATAAATTCTTAAACAATGCGGGTCGCATCATGTATCATCGACCTTTCAGGGTCCACAATGGTGATGATGGAGGTGAGAAGTTGGCGTCCTTCAACTCAACTTTTGTCATTAATCTCTTTCGGGACCCAGAGTGGGAGCCTGGTCATGGCCTTGCTTTTCTCATTGCCCCCAATTACAGCTTGCCCGTATCAAGTTATGGCCAGTGGCTTGGCCTCACGAATGGTACCACAGATGGCAGCAGAGAAAACTATTTTGTAGCTGTTGAATTTGACACTAGAGAGCAAGAATTCGACCCGGATGGCAATCATATCGGCCTTAATATCAACTCTGTCAATTCGACTAGGTATGTTTCTCTGGATGACCATAACATCACACTCTCACCAGCAAATGCAACCAGCTACAAAGTCTGGGTTGAATATGATGGAGACTCCAAATTGATGCAAGTGTACATGGTGGTAATACAAGGACAAGACTTCTATCCGACGAAACCCTCCGAACCGCTTCTCAAGGAGACCATAAACCTGAAGGATTATTTGAAAGCTGAGTCTTACTTCGGTTTTTCTGCTTCAACAGGCGATCCATATATTCAGTTGAACTGTGTCCGAGCATGGTCTCTTGACATAGATGAGGCTCCCAAGAAGGAAGATTTGAAATGGCTGATAATTACTGCCGGAGTTGGTGTTCCTGTGGTGATAATACTCTTGATATGCATAGGGGTTTAtatgaagaagagaagaaaaacgaAAGTTGAAGAGTCACATGAGCTTGGAAGGTTGAAATGGTTACCTGGGATGCCAAGGGAATTCAAGTACAAGGAATTGAAGAAGGCAACTAGCAATTTCCATGAGAGTATGAGGCTTGGAGAAGGTGGATTTGGAATTGTTTACAAAGGCATCGTTCATGAGAAGGATCATGATAAAAGTCATATTGAAGTTGCAGTAAAGAAATTTTCCAGAGATAACATCAAAAGCAAGGGTGATTTTCTAGCAGAACTCGCCATCATCCACCGTCTTCGCCATAAACATCTTGTCCGCTTAGTAG GATGGTGCCATGAGAAGGGGAAGCTTCTATTAGTATATGATTACATGCCAAATGGAAGTGTGGACAGGTACTTATATGGTACTTCTGAGCAGGCGACGCTGAATTGGAATCGTAGATACAAGATACTAGCAGGGGTTGCCTCAGCATTATATTACCTGCACAATGAGTGTGACCAAAAGGTTGTGCACCGTGACCTTAAGGCAAGCAACATCTTGCTTGATGTAGAGTACAATGCTCGATTGGGTGATTTTGGTCTTGCTCGAGCCATAGATAATGAAAGAAACTCCTATGCAGATGTGGGATTAGGCGGAGTTCCAGGTACAAAGGGTTATGTAGCTCCAGAATGTTTCCATACAGGAAAGGCTACCACGGAATCTGATGTGTATGGCTTTGGAGCGGTAGTGCTTGAGGTGGTGTGCGGCAGAACTCCGGGGGCCATGATCCCTGACCAAGAACTTTCTTATACCTTAGTTGATTGGGTCTGGATGTTGCACCGGGAAGGGCGCATTCTCGATGCTGTGGATAAACAGCTCAACAATGATTTTGTAGAAGATGAAGCCAGGAGGGCTTTACTTCTGGGATTGGCATGCTCACATCCCATAGCCAGTGAAAGACCTAAAACGGAGGATATATTGCAGATCATTTCTGGAACTTTACCAGTCCCCGATGTACCTCCATTCAAACCCTTCTTCACTTGGCCTTCAACGGATCCATCTGCCAGAATTAGTAGTATACTTACGGGCATCTCATTGTCTTCTAGATATTCTAATACGTTGAACGATGTATCCAAATCACAGGAGGTTACACCTCGTCTCCCAG TTTGA
- the LOC123228051 gene encoding pentatricopeptide repeat-containing protein At4g38150-like produces MTFVPFPFAAKTLASSPRHKILDFIVGLKTKQKMMTPSSKGRIFVKFLGKLEIFESTSTEMLRRFSSMRDFNVNNDGDDGGRYSNKYQNPPEPIPNRPLRGERPFNHHNNQPQLSSQTHFNGTNRVRPKQSKVADDVPSNESFLEKFKFSVEKKAEKPSQNDAPAATQHKIEPPQDADEIFKKMKETGLIPNAVAMLDGLCKDGLVQEALKLFGLMREKGTIPEVVIYTAVVDGFCKAHKSDDAKRIFRKMQTNGIAPNAFSYGVLIQGLCNANELEDAIDYCIEMLEAGHSPNVTTFVGLVDGLCREKGVEEAQSAIATLKQKGFLVNDKAVREYLDRKAPFPSSVWEVIFGRNPQRNHFNFFPFS; encoded by the coding sequence ATGACTTTTGTACCCTTCCCATTTGCTGCTAAAACCCTAGCCTCATCTCCCCGACACAAAATCCTTGATTTCATTGTTGGATTGAAAACAAAGCAGAAGATGATGACGCCATCATCTAAAGGTCggatatttgttaaatttttaggcAAGTTGGAGATCTTTGAGTCTACTTCAACAGAGATGCTACGCCGTTTTTCTTCCATGAGAGATTTCAATGTTAATAATGACGGAGATGATGGTGGTAGATACAGCAACAAGTATCAGAACCCTCCAGAGCCAATACCCAATAGGCCTTTGAGAGGAGAAAGGCCATTTAATCATCATAATAATCAGCCTCAACTTTCTTCACAAACTCACTTCAATGGTACTAACCGAGTTCGCCCAAAGCAATCCAAGGTTGCTGATGATGTTCCATCAAACGAGAGTTTCctggaaaaattcaaattttctgtTGAGAAAAAGGCAGAAAAGCCCTCACAAAATGATGCACCAGCAGCTACACAACACAAGATCGAGCCTCCCCAAGATGCGGACGAGATCTtcaagaaaatgaaggaaaCGGGTCTCATTCCAAATGCAGTGGCTATGCTCGATGGACTCTGCAAAGACGGTCTTGTTCAGGAAGCTCTGAAACTGTTTGGTTTGATGCGCGAAAAAGGTACCATTCCTGAAGTTGTTATCTACACTGCCGTTGTTGATGGCTTTTGCAAGGCTCATAAATCAGATGATGCTAAGAGGATTTTTAGGAAAATGCAAACCAATGGCATCGCTCCTAATGCCTTCAGTTATGGTGTGTTAATTCAAGGTTTATGTAATGCTAATGAATTAGAAGATGCTATTGACTATTGTATTGAAATGTTAGAAGCTGGTCATTCTCCGAACGTTACTACTTTTGTTGGATTAGTTGATGGGTTGTGTCGGGAGAAAGGTGTTGAAGAAGCTCAGAGTGCTATTGCAACATTGAAACAGAAGGGATTTCTTGTTAATGATAAAGCTGTTAGAGAATACTTGGACAGAAAAGCTCCTTTTCCATCATCAGTTTGGGAAGTAATCTTTGGAAGAAATCCTCAGAgaaaccattttaatttttttcctttttcgtaA